The proteins below come from a single Ictalurus furcatus strain D&B chromosome 27, Billie_1.0, whole genome shotgun sequence genomic window:
- the LOC128602828 gene encoding uncharacterized protein LOC128602828: MVCIFLVNLYFNAVGVHQAAFQHIKSEGDFRKKLWSERFRSPASKTQLKCFLTEAERFQSASYQGSSVSMTTVLWFYLLVCCGAAESFTEKSVDLGQNVTLNCEVSVKDVYWFLMKPSEPPVFILRSFMSKPSVPEYRNMTFSKRFSVQYNSSLFIHNISTNELGVYYCIQTQTGSPPDISSGIRLYIRNHSAENQTCETEPCQNETGYKEAILLPILIISVIMIFVLAVPVRHCRRFRKTRAQPSDPGLQPRQDSTNHVYTEVQFSTN, encoded by the exons ATGGTTTGTATTTTTCTTGTAAATTTGTATTTCAATGCTGTGGGTGTACATCAGGCTGCTTTTCAGCACATAAAGAGTGAAGGAGATTTTAGAAAAAAGTTGTGGTCAGAGCGCTTCCGCTCTCCTGCATCTAAAACACAACTGAAGTGTTTCCTGACTGAAGCAGAACGATTTCAGAGTGCTTCTTATCAGGGTTCCAGCGTCAGCATGACAACGGTACTTTGGTTCT atcTACTTGTGTGCTGTGGAGCTGCAGAAAGTTTCACAGAGAAGTCGGTAGATTTGGGACAAAATGTGACTCTAAACTGTGAGGTGTCTGTAAAAGATGTGTACTGGTTCCTGATGAAGCCGTCAGAACCTCCAGTGTTTATATTACGCTCTTTCATGAGTAAACCTTCAGTGCCGGAATACAGAAACATGACCTTCAGCAAGAGATTCTCAGTGCAATATAACAGcagtttatttatacacaatatCAGTACTAATGAATTAGGAGTATATTATTGTATTCAAACTCAAACTGGTTCACCTCCCGACATCAGCAGTGGAATCAGACTTTACATCCGGAATCATTCAGCTG AGAATCAGACGTGTGAAACTGAGCCATGTCAGAATGAGACAGGATACAAAGAAGCCATCCTCTTGCCGATTCTCATCATATCAGTAATAATGATCTTTGTTCTGGCCGTTCCAG TTCGTCACTGCAGAAGATTTCGAAAAACTCGAGCACAGCCCTCAGATCCTGGTTTACAGCCGCGTCAGGACAGTACCAACCATGTG TACACCGAGGTGCAGTTCAGCACGAACTGA